The following DNA comes from Candidatus Cloacimonadota bacterium.
CGGCAGGGTGCTTGAAGCGCTGCAGGAACTCACTCGACTCGCGGTGCAGACGGCCACGGGTGAGCGGAGTCGCTTGATGCTGGATGTCGCCGGTCACCGGGCCGCGCGTCGGGCGACTCTCGTGGAGTTGGCTCAAGCTGCGATCGCCGAGGTGCGTGCGAGCGGCGAGTCGAAGGCGCTGGCCAACATGAGCGCTTTTGAACGCAAAGTCGTGCACGACGAGGTCACGGCGGCGGGTTTGACGTCGGAGTCAGAAGGCGTTGAGCCGCACCGCCACATCGTGATTTCTTCTGGCCGCTGAGCTGTCGGGGGCGTTGCCGGTGTCATTGAGTGCGCCGACTCCGGCAACCCCGCCGACTCCACCGAGCGTGAGCACGGTTTTCGGGGAGCGTGCAGGGCTTGCCGAGGCGTATGTCGCGATGCTGGCCGATACCGGGATCAGTCATGGGTTGATCGGCCCACGTGAAGCGCCTCGACTCTGGGACCGACATGTCTTGAATTGCGCTGTCGTGGCACCCCTGTTCTCCTCGAGCACTGTCGTGGCCGACATCGGGAGTGGGGCCGGACTCCCGGGGCTCGTGCTGGCGATGGTGCGTCCCGACCTTGACGTCCATCTCATTGAACCGCTCCACCGTCGCATCGTCTGGTTGGAGCGCGCGGTCACTGATCTGGGTCTCACCAACGTCACCGTGCACGAGGCGCGCGCCGAGGCGCTCGGTGGTGTCGTCGACGCGGACTATGTCACCGCGAGGGCTGTCGCCCGGCTGAGCAAGTTAGGTCGATGGGCCATGGCGCTCCTCCCCCGGGGCGGGCAACTCATCGCGCTCAAAGGAGAGCGGGCGCAGCAAGAGCTCAGCGAAGACCTGCCCGCCCTTCAACGAGCTGGCAAGGGTCGAGTCGGGGAGGTCACCCTGTCAGCCCACGGTGCCGACATCGTTGACCCGGCCACCTTGGTGGTGACCGTGACCATCGGTGCCGCAGCACATCGGGCGGGGACCGCATCGGGCCCTGCTCG
Coding sequences within:
- the rsmG gene encoding 16S rRNA (guanine(527)-N(7))-methyltransferase RsmG, encoding MSLSAPTPATPPTPPSVSTVFGERAGLAEAYVAMLADTGISHGLIGPREAPRLWDRHVLNCAVVAPLFSSSTVVADIGSGAGLPGLVLAMVRPDLDVHLIEPLHRRIVWLERAVTDLGLTNVTVHEARAEALGGVVDADYVTARAVARLSKLGRWAMALLPRGGQLIALKGERAQQELSEDLPALQRAGKGRVGEVTLSAHGADIVDPATLVVTVTIGAAAHRAGTASGPARRRATHKGSSGSASHGGAPKQSQV
- a CDS encoding RNA-binding protein, which translates into the protein GRVLEALQELTRLAVQTATGERSRLMLDVAGHRAARRATLVELAQAAIAEVRASGESKALANMSAFERKVVHDEVTAAGLTSESEGVEPHRHIVISSGR